A window from Rhizosphaericola mali encodes these proteins:
- a CDS encoding RNA polymerase sigma factor, with protein MEEGTKYDDSMYFRALADGVPGALDRIDKVFGPAIDVYIRHFITDDVSAVDSTHADLLVKLWEQRHQIIEKENPVKWMFGIAHKLALKSLERGRWYFVQLEEKHFVEHTETVEDLVLGKELEVRARIAAKQLPPMERKVFLLKLDTQLSNEEIAQRLGISRQTVKNELYRARRKIEQLLGYCFVYIVLEIFKNS; from the coding sequence ATGGAGGAAGGAACTAAATACGACGATAGCATGTATTTCAGGGCACTGGCAGATGGTGTCCCTGGCGCATTGGATCGCATCGATAAGGTGTTCGGACCGGCTATTGATGTCTATATCCGCCATTTCATCACGGATGATGTATCCGCGGTAGACTCCACTCATGCAGACCTTTTGGTGAAACTCTGGGAGCAACGCCACCAGATCATAGAAAAGGAGAATCCTGTAAAATGGATGTTCGGCATCGCCCACAAGTTGGCACTCAAAAGTCTGGAAAGGGGAAGATGGTATTTCGTGCAGCTGGAAGAAAAGCACTTTGTTGAACATACGGAAACTGTGGAAGATTTGGTGCTGGGAAAAGAACTAGAAGTTAGGGCAAGGATTGCTGCCAAGCAGCTTCCTCCCATGGAACGTAAAGTGTTCTTGTTGAAACTGGACACACAGCTCTCCAACGAGGAAATCGCACAAAGATTGGGTATTTCCCGTCAGACCGTCAAAAATGAGCTGTACAGGGCCAGAAGAAAAATAGAGCAGTTATTGGGTTACTGTTTTGTATATATCGTTTTAGAAATTTTTAAAAACAGTTAG
- a CDS encoding T9SS type A sorting domain-containing protein, producing MKLKNFTLTGLLINCVLFFTSCSTGGVSPTVQAGNWQWKNASGSTNLANINTSTTINTAYDVITLRYQMLLGLTNTSSSNTGTANFAVYLQYLDAGLSSSASSSSSSTGWYTNSTYGVLPVDIQRYAGDNSFTEPFNRYSGGNYTVGETDQSTLNYSQTNGWHTLSDAGVSYSSTAADYTANKAAFTMSSSGSTITNGTINSGTYGANPSYTQLSTSPTYSYSSTISSTTTNGQIIYNSTNGNASGAYPITLSVNSNSSNYALSELEFHIKPSTILPINSSNTSTNIGILPGHRYFFRVRVAGKITAGSSTSIAYASVYGIGGGNYLGARNTTNKSSASSNPGLTIGDYKVNNAFPYLDVSSNLYATTLPVIYSKELWGTLNNSTINLSWTTSNEINNKYFSIQKSNDAKIWSEIGTIKSYFENGNGNGHSYSYLDESPFSGSNYYRLIQYDLDGNSHISNVIQINNNGISSFKLYPNPATNQITISGININDKLRILDLNGRVVNSIIVSSIPQNINISNLPSGIYILNIENKKSALKFIKK from the coding sequence ATGAAACTAAAAAACTTTACTCTAACGGGTCTTTTAATTAACTGTGTTCTTTTTTTTACTTCTTGTTCTACTGGTGGTGTCAGTCCAACCGTTCAAGCTGGCAACTGGCAATGGAAAAATGCCAGTGGGAGTACCAATTTGGCAAATATTAATACTTCAACGACTATAAATACAGCATATGATGTTATTACATTGCGATACCAAATGTTATTGGGATTAACGAATACTAGTTCTTCAAATACAGGTACGGCCAATTTTGCAGTATACTTACAATATTTGGATGCTGGCTTAAGTTCTTCTGCGTCCTCTTCATCATCTTCGACGGGATGGTACACCAATTCGACCTATGGAGTATTGCCTGTAGATATTCAGCGCTATGCAGGAGATAATTCCTTTACGGAACCCTTTAACAGATATTCTGGAGGAAATTATACAGTGGGAGAAACCGATCAGAGTACATTAAATTATTCCCAAACAAATGGTTGGCATACGCTTTCTGATGCTGGAGTAAGTTATTCTTCTACTGCTGCGGATTACACAGCAAATAAGGCGGCTTTTACTATGTCATCTTCTGGCTCAACTATAACAAATGGTACCATAAATTCTGGAACTTATGGAGCTAATCCTTCCTACACACAATTATCGACAAGTCCAACTTATTCTTATTCTTCTACAATATCTTCTACCACTACTAATGGGCAAATTATTTATAATTCAACGAATGGGAATGCTAGTGGAGCCTATCCAATAACATTATCGGTTAATTCCAATTCATCTAATTATGCTCTTAGTGAATTGGAATTTCATATAAAACCTTCCACTATTCTACCTATAAATAGTTCAAATACAAGTACTAATATAGGTATTTTACCAGGCCATAGATATTTTTTTCGAGTTAGGGTTGCAGGAAAAATAACTGCAGGTTCAAGTACTTCTATTGCATATGCAAGTGTATATGGAATTGGTGGAGGAAATTATTTGGGAGCTAGAAATACCACCAATAAAAGTTCTGCTTCTTCTAATCCTGGACTAACGATTGGAGATTACAAAGTAAATAACGCATTTCCTTATTTGGATGTCAGCAGTAATTTATATGCAACAACCTTACCTGTTATTTATTCTAAAGAACTTTGGGGAACTTTAAATAATTCAACTATAAATTTATCTTGGACAACTTCCAATGAAATAAATAACAAATATTTTTCTATACAAAAAAGTAATGATGCTAAAATCTGGTCAGAAATAGGGACAATTAAAAGTTATTTTGAAAATGGAAATGGAAATGGCCACTCCTATTCGTACTTAGATGAAAGTCCGTTTTCTGGTAGTAATTATTATAGACTTATTCAATATGATTTGGATGGAAATAGCCATATTAGTAATGTAATACAAATAAATAACAATGGCATAAGTTCTTTTAAGTTATATCCTAATCCGGCAACTAACCAAATAACCATAAGTGGTATTAATATAAACGATAAATTGAGAATATTAGATTTAAATGGTAGAGTAGTAAATTCTATAATTGTAAGTAGCATTCCACAGAATATCAATATATCTAATTTACCGTCAGGTATTTATATACTAAATATAGAGAATAAAAAAAGCGCTCTAAAATTTATAAAGAAATAG
- a CDS encoding MauE/DoxX family redox-associated membrane protein — protein MKKQRILLTITALLFMLFLYAGLEKILELKAFAKDMSNQTLPQQWVPLLTYGIPTSEVFTALLLCTERTRKWGLCSSLLLMMGFTTYVGMVVMNLFTRKPCGCGELLQKLSWTQHLVFNIVFTLLVLLGIYINRQLTKKDTTASATIRVAAS, from the coding sequence ATGAAAAAACAAAGAATTCTATTGACTATAACGGCATTACTTTTTATGCTTTTCCTATATGCGGGACTAGAAAAAATATTGGAATTGAAAGCATTTGCAAAGGATATGAGTAATCAAACCTTACCACAGCAATGGGTGCCGCTTTTGACCTATGGCATCCCAACTAGTGAAGTGTTCACTGCCCTGCTACTATGTACAGAGCGGACTAGAAAATGGGGACTATGCAGTAGTCTTTTATTAATGATGGGATTTACGACATACGTAGGCATGGTGGTGATGAATCTATTTACTCGCAAACCTTGCGGATGCGGCGAACTTTTACAAAAACTATCGTGGACACAACATCTTGTATTTAATATAGTCTTCACATTACTCGTCCTATTAGGAATCTATATAAACAGGCAGTTGACAAAAAAAGATACTACAGCCAGCGCAACGATCCGGGTTGCTGCAAGCTGA
- a CDS encoding TlpA family protein disulfide reductase, translated as MNIKNIRTIMFVFFSSILLQLRSVQCYSQSSLDSISQQCINIALAKKGIDLPIGETLPTISVSIEGSQSDQSILQKFCRGKILILDFWSQWCGSCIASFPHLEKLQEKYANQILILPVTFQSRSSVYNFRKTRIALNRPMLLPTIVEDTLLRALFPHNGDPFEVWIDPNGKLRGTTSQFELTESVIEKVLNGDWSTVEPLQANVDGKFSGTNKLTEPLFGSFLGRYDPHFPNGRNVTIVENGQKILRCTNAPISWLFQWALRGKYDGPYFNNKRCLYKFKDSITFKKFFINMDSIEHYDYVIHNKYCYELRTPIEFSDKQLFDIGYRQLEDYFNISVRKETHFINCLKLVRISNVDKIAGDTITPIEFMHEPDEDLYDYIKCSSTSMSDLITALNAIKTIPLVIDSTNYLKKINVNFRIRKMEGLDSLQLKLKEYGLKLIASRQLLDVLVYKDKE; from the coding sequence ATGAATATTAAAAATATAAGAACTATAATGTTTGTGTTTTTCAGTAGCATCCTACTACAATTGCGTAGTGTGCAATGCTATAGTCAAAGTTCATTGGACTCCATAAGCCAGCAGTGCATTAATATAGCCTTAGCCAAAAAGGGAATAGACCTTCCAATAGGAGAAACGCTACCAACTATATCCGTGAGCATAGAGGGTTCTCAAAGTGATCAAAGTATCCTTCAAAAGTTCTGCAGGGGGAAGATACTTATATTGGATTTTTGGAGTCAATGGTGTGGAAGCTGTATCGCCTCTTTTCCTCACTTAGAAAAGTTACAAGAAAAATATGCAAATCAAATATTGATATTGCCGGTCACCTTTCAGAGTCGAAGCTCAGTATATAATTTCCGAAAAACAAGAATAGCACTTAATAGACCCATGTTATTGCCGACAATTGTAGAAGATACACTTTTAAGGGCATTGTTTCCCCATAATGGAGATCCATTTGAAGTATGGATAGATCCTAATGGAAAATTAAGGGGAACTACTTCCCAATTTGAATTAACCGAATCTGTTATAGAAAAAGTTTTAAATGGAGATTGGAGTACGGTGGAGCCTCTCCAAGCCAATGTTGATGGAAAATTCTCAGGTACAAATAAATTAACAGAGCCTTTATTCGGCTCTTTTTTGGGCAGATATGATCCCCATTTTCCAAATGGAAGAAACGTAACCATAGTAGAAAACGGACAGAAAATATTAAGGTGTACAAATGCCCCTATAAGTTGGCTATTTCAATGGGCTTTAAGGGGTAAATATGACGGTCCATATTTTAATAATAAAAGGTGTCTTTATAAGTTTAAGGATAGCATCACATTTAAAAAGTTTTTTATCAATATGGATAGCATTGAACACTATGACTATGTAATCCATAACAAATATTGCTATGAACTTAGAACGCCTATTGAATTTTCAGATAAGCAACTTTTCGACATTGGCTATAGGCAACTAGAAGATTATTTTAATATTTCTGTAAGAAAGGAAACTCATTTTATAAATTGTTTAAAGTTGGTCAGAATTTCGAACGTAGATAAAATTGCAGGAGATACTATTACTCCAATAGAATTTATGCACGAGCCGGATGAAGATCTCTATGACTATATAAAATGTTCTAGTACCTCTATGTCTGATTTAATTACAGCCTTAAATGCGATAAAAACAATCCCATTGGTAATAGATTCAACGAATTATTTAAAAAAAATAAATGTAAATTTTCGCATAAGAAAGATGGAGGGATTGGATTCACTTCAATTAAAACTAAAGGAATATGGCTTAAAGTTAATAGCTTCAAGACAATTGTTGGACGTACTTGTATATAAAGATAAAGAGTAA
- a CDS encoding FecR family protein: MEWYQKRTNKLLKKYLSGKANGAEKKELNGLLMLSDEEALYRFVDEVNKQKGLQGDVSEDLHINAIIARSDKRRTRRRMLWSAAAIVGVFIVLMAGLFVTKNSNLVLEEQRRVVGPCSPVIFNPELDSRYFACDIEIKDVFQKKLDGKDLGTVLRFNNIEFLQKHKGVLQIVDHTDRRASRSEQRYLTLHTPPKRQFTFLLPDGISIRLDGGSRLQYLLNSSDTSMVYCRLEGQALVNVPKMQQGKPFVLENYNSQLFTLGAQYAIRSEIGYTRAVRLGGEVSLATRQNPRAVALEENCNAMEVYSLMEGKDKGEVKDSFSLASIDRATALNWTKSIRRYNDVSVRVFMLEMERWYGFKIESMKCLPADRHITSSVCQEASLEEVFAAVEKSGVAIYHKSGMWTFCPPAGKLDRDLENITHSRYSIPSPKFASFWR; the protein is encoded by the coding sequence ATGGAGTGGTATCAAAAAAGAACCAACAAACTTCTGAAAAAATACTTGTCAGGAAAAGCAAATGGCGCCGAGAAAAAAGAATTGAATGGTCTACTAATGCTCTCTGACGAAGAGGCCCTTTACCGCTTTGTGGATGAAGTGAACAAACAAAAGGGATTGCAAGGAGATGTATCGGAAGATTTGCATATAAATGCTATCATAGCAAGGAGTGATAAACGACGTACTCGCAGACGCATGTTATGGTCTGCTGCTGCCATCGTAGGAGTTTTTATTGTGCTCATGGCAGGACTATTTGTAACAAAGAATTCCAATTTAGTTTTGGAAGAGCAGCGTCGCGTAGTGGGGCCATGTTCCCCTGTAATATTCAACCCAGAACTGGACAGCCGCTATTTTGCCTGTGATATAGAGATTAAAGATGTTTTTCAAAAAAAACTGGATGGTAAGGATTTGGGGACTGTCTTGCGTTTCAATAACATTGAATTTTTACAAAAACACAAAGGAGTGCTACAAATAGTCGACCATACAGACCGCCGAGCATCCCGTTCAGAGCAAAGATATCTGACCTTACACACACCACCCAAAAGACAGTTTACTTTTTTACTGCCTGACGGAATATCTATCCGGCTGGATGGTGGCTCTAGGCTGCAATACCTGCTTAATTCTTCGGATACTTCCATGGTCTACTGCCGATTGGAAGGCCAAGCCTTAGTGAATGTACCGAAAATGCAACAAGGGAAGCCTTTTGTACTGGAAAACTATAACAGTCAATTATTTACCCTGGGAGCACAGTATGCCATACGCTCCGAAATTGGTTATACCAGAGCCGTTAGATTAGGGGGAGAGGTATCACTGGCAACAAGGCAAAATCCGAGAGCTGTGGCGTTGGAAGAAAACTGTAATGCCATGGAAGTGTACAGTCTCATGGAGGGTAAGGATAAGGGGGAGGTAAAGGATTCTTTCTCCTTGGCATCCATAGATAGGGCAACGGCACTTAATTGGACGAAGTCCATCAGACGCTACAATGACGTGTCCGTAAGGGTGTTTATGCTCGAAATGGAAAGATGGTATGGATTCAAAATTGAAAGTATGAAGTGTCTGCCTGCTGACCGTCATATTACTTCATCCGTATGCCAAGAGGCTTCGTTGGAAGAAGTGTTTGCCGCCGTTGAGAAATCCGGCGTTGCGATTTATCATAAATCCGGGATGTGGACCTTTTGTCCGCCAGCGGGAAAGTTGGATAGAGATCTTGAAAATATTACACATAGTCGCTACAGCATACCATCCCCCAAATTTGCTTCCTTTTGGAGATAA
- a CDS encoding 3-oxoacyl-ACP synthase III family protein: MQQSIITGTGAYIPGKIVGNDYFLGNCFFRSTNISLEKKVEETIQDFASITGIKERRYAEDNITASQMGLKASQMAVKNANIDVEAIDYIIFAHNYGDKNSRLEPSDFVPSLASKVKFGLGIKNPKCIAYDLIFGCPGWLQGLIQADIFIKSGNANCCLVIGADTLSRVIDPSDRDSMIFSDGAGACVLKGVKNSGITSGVMNHSMRSDTIDKHDYIYSGQSYGFPDLNEKFIKMHGHKVYNYALTYVPSAMKECLDNSGFNIEDLKMIFIHQANEKMDDIIIKRFYELYGINRIPEFVMPMNIRWMGNSSVATIPTLFHQVIKEELDGFQLKNGDLIMFASVGAGMNINAVTYVM, translated from the coding sequence ATGCAGCAATCCATAATAACAGGAACTGGTGCTTACATTCCAGGGAAAATTGTAGGGAATGATTATTTTCTTGGCAATTGTTTTTTTAGATCTACCAATATTTCTTTAGAAAAAAAAGTGGAGGAAACAATTCAAGATTTTGCATCCATAACAGGTATCAAAGAAAGAAGATATGCAGAAGATAATATAACAGCTTCTCAAATGGGATTAAAGGCCTCTCAGATGGCTGTAAAAAATGCTAATATAGATGTAGAAGCAATCGATTATATCATTTTTGCGCATAATTATGGTGATAAAAACTCGAGATTAGAACCAAGTGATTTTGTACCAAGTCTAGCATCGAAAGTTAAATTTGGCTTAGGTATTAAAAATCCTAAGTGTATTGCCTATGATTTAATATTTGGTTGTCCGGGATGGTTACAAGGGCTAATTCAAGCAGATATTTTTATAAAATCTGGTAATGCAAATTGTTGTCTTGTAATCGGCGCAGATACGCTTTCTCGTGTTATAGATCCCTCAGATAGAGATAGCATGATTTTTTCGGATGGTGCTGGTGCCTGTGTATTAAAGGGGGTAAAAAATAGTGGAATCACATCCGGTGTTATGAACCATTCTATGCGATCCGATACGATAGATAAACATGATTATATTTATTCAGGTCAATCGTATGGATTTCCAGATTTGAATGAAAAATTCATTAAAATGCATGGTCATAAAGTATATAATTATGCACTTACTTATGTTCCATCAGCTATGAAAGAATGTCTAGATAATTCTGGTTTTAATATTGAAGATTTAAAAATGATTTTTATACATCAAGCAAATGAAAAAATGGATGACATTATCATTAAAAGGTTTTATGAATTGTATGGAATTAACAGGATTCCAGAATTTGTTATGCCAATGAATATTAGGTGGATGGGAAATAGCTCAGTGGCTACCATTCCAACTTTATTTCATCAAGTAATCAAAGAGGAATTAGACGGCTTTCAATTAAAGAATGGAGATTTAATAATGTTTGCTTCTGTGGGGGCAGGCATGAATATAAATGCAGTTACATACGTTATGTAA
- a CDS encoding RagB/SusD family nutrient uptake outer membrane protein has product MSAKTNQSLVVPQTISDFQAILDNLNYMNGEGTYGRPMIGLMASDDYYMLDADYNSRSQWMRNVYLWQSFPYTGVDLPDWDYPYRTIYYANSALEGISGIAPNSDNKSAWENVKGSALYFRAFANFELCQLFCPVYDSASMETDLGLPLRLSADANEPLSRSNIKKTYEQILNDLSEALRFLPKMVAYKTRPSIGAAYGLLGRVYLNMGSYKNAFLYADSCLSLQHSLIDYNTLSSSSTYPIVQYNQEVVIDHNFYDANNSVEKVDTTLYNLYEANDLRKSLYFKQFGATSDHRFYGSYTESSLRFSGISVNEMLLIRAECNARLAHLTSALDDLNELLINRYKSGTYTAYYSSESQDVLNKILLERRKELVFRNIRWQDLRRLNKQSHSITIKRIIGGATYALSPHDSRYVFPIPDNVISLNPQIIQNEY; this is encoded by the coding sequence TTGTCTGCCAAGACGAACCAAAGTCTTGTGGTTCCACAAACCATTTCTGATTTTCAGGCTATATTAGATAATCTCAATTATATGAACGGGGAGGGTACATATGGTCGTCCCATGATAGGATTGATGGCCTCGGACGATTACTATATGCTGGATGCGGATTATAATTCGAGAAGCCAGTGGATGAGAAATGTTTATCTCTGGCAATCATTTCCATATACAGGGGTAGATCTTCCAGATTGGGATTATCCATACAGGACTATTTATTATGCAAATAGTGCTTTGGAGGGTATCAGTGGTATTGCCCCAAATTCAGATAATAAAAGCGCGTGGGAAAATGTGAAGGGAAGTGCCTTGTATTTTCGTGCATTCGCCAATTTTGAATTATGCCAATTATTCTGCCCGGTATATGATTCCGCTTCTATGGAAACAGACCTAGGCTTGCCCTTAAGATTAAGTGCGGATGCCAACGAGCCGTTGTCTCGATCGAATATTAAAAAAACGTATGAGCAAATCTTAAATGACTTGTCGGAAGCCCTTCGATTTCTTCCTAAAATGGTAGCGTATAAAACAAGGCCTTCTATAGGCGCAGCATATGGATTGCTTGGTCGAGTTTATCTAAATATGGGTAGTTATAAAAATGCATTTCTTTACGCTGATAGTTGTTTGTCTTTACAACACAGTTTGATCGATTACAATACACTCAGTTCCTCAAGTACCTATCCAATCGTTCAATACAATCAAGAAGTTGTCATTGATCATAATTTTTATGATGCAAACAACTCTGTGGAAAAAGTAGATACCACCTTGTATAACTTGTATGAGGCAAATGATCTTCGTAAATCCTTGTATTTCAAACAATTTGGAGCAACATCTGATCACCGGTTTTATGGTTCCTATACAGAATCCTCCCTGCGATTTTCTGGCATTTCTGTTAATGAGATGCTTTTGATTAGGGCGGAATGTAACGCAAGATTAGCGCATTTGACGAGTGCTTTGGATGATTTAAATGAGCTACTTATCAACAGATATAAATCAGGCACTTATACGGCTTACTACTCTTCCGAAAGCCAAGACGTACTGAATAAAATACTGCTAGAAAGAAGAAAAGAGCTTGTATTTAGAAATATACGTTGGCAGGATCTAAGAAGGCTTAATAAACAAAGCCATAGCATCACTATAAAACGTATCATTGGTGGAGCAACTTATGCATTATCTCCCCATGATAGTCGGTATGTTTTCCCTATTCCAGATAATGTTATCTCATTAAATCCACAAATAATACAAAATGAATATTAA